A single Microtus ochrogaster isolate Prairie Vole_2 unplaced genomic scaffold, MicOch1.0 UNK6, whole genome shotgun sequence DNA region contains:
- the Rnf185 gene encoding E3 ubiquitin-protein ligase RNF185 isoform X2, with protein MPGYSQGRCHQPVWPPLLWLETRPNRQVCPVCKAGISRDKVIPLYGRGSTGQQDPREKTPPRPQGQRPEPENRGGFQGFGFGDGGFQMSFGIGAFPFGIFATAFNINDGRPPPAVPGTPQYVDEQFLSRLFLFVALVIMFWLLIA; from the exons ATGCCTGGATACAGCCAAGGACGCTGTCATCAGCCTGTGTGGCCACCTCTTCTG TGGTTGGAGACTAGACCTAATAGACAAGTGTGTCCAGTTTGCAAAGCTGGAATCAGCCGAGACAAGGTCATCCCACTCTATGGCAGGGGCAGCACCGGGCAGCAGGATCCCAG agagaagACTCCTCCTCGTCCTcaaggccagaggccagagcccGAAAATAGAGGG GGATTTCAAGGATTTGGATTTGGAGATGGTGGCTTTCAGATGTCTTTTGGAATCGGAGCATTTCCATTTGGGATATTTGCCACAGCATTTAACATAAATGACGGACGGCCTCCTCCAG CTGTCCCTGGGACACCCCAGTACGTGGATGAGCAGTTTCTGTCACGCCTCTTCCTGTTTGTAGCCCTAGTGATCATGTTCTGGCTCCTGATCGCCTAA
- the Rnf185 gene encoding E3 ubiquitin-protein ligase RNF185 isoform X1 has product MASKGPSASASTENSSAGGPSGSSNGTGESGGQDSTFECNICLDTAKDAVISLCGHLFCWPCLHQWLETRPNRQVCPVCKAGISRDKVIPLYGRGSTGQQDPREKTPPRPQGQRPEPENRGGFQGFGFGDGGFQMSFGIGAFPFGIFATAFNINDGRPPPAVPGTPQYVDEQFLSRLFLFVALVIMFWLLIA; this is encoded by the exons ATGGCGAGTAAGGGGCCCTCGGCCTCTGCATCCACTGAGAATTCCAGTGCAGGGGGGCCCAGTGGCAGCAGCAATGGCACTGGTGAGAGTGGAGGGCAGGATAGTACCTTCGAGTGCAACATATGCCTGGATACAGCCAAGGACGCTGTCATCAGCCTGTGTGGCCACCTCTTCTG TTGGCCGTGTTTGCATCAG TGGTTGGAGACTAGACCTAATAGACAAGTGTGTCCAGTTTGCAAAGCTGGAATCAGCCGAGACAAGGTCATCCCACTCTATGGCAGGGGCAGCACCGGGCAGCAGGATCCCAG agagaagACTCCTCCTCGTCCTcaaggccagaggccagagcccGAAAATAGAGGG GGATTTCAAGGATTTGGATTTGGAGATGGTGGCTTTCAGATGTCTTTTGGAATCGGAGCATTTCCATTTGGGATATTTGCCACAGCATTTAACATAAATGACGGACGGCCTCCTCCAG CTGTCCCTGGGACACCCCAGTACGTGGATGAGCAGTTTCTGTCACGCCTCTTCCTGTTTGTAGCCCTAGTGATCATGTTCTGGCTCCTGATCGCCTAA